Part of the Melitaea cinxia chromosome 14, ilMelCinx1.1, whole genome shotgun sequence genome is shown below.
cctcgatatatcgccagtcgatatgacatctctgcagagagtccaggacagcccaggtctcgacggagtcgaaggctttctcgtagtccacaaatgccatacacagcggttgattatattcttccgtcttttggataatctgccgaacagtatggatgtggtccacggtgctgtagccatttcgaaacccagcctgctctggtggttggaattcgtcgagtcttctggcgagacgattcgtaacaaccctcgaaaacagcttatagacgtggctcagaagtgagatcggtctgtaattctttaacagagacttatcgcctctcttaaagaacagcaccaccacactcctggaccacgcctccggcgtggtacctcggtgatgacggcgttaaataatcttgccaaggctttcaggacaggtcgccctgcggctttaaggagttcagtggtaactccgtcatcccccggggccctcccgtttttaagctgcccgagcgctgcaccaatctcatcctcttcgaagtccgggatacactccgaataatggcgcaaaaatggtgcccgtggatcttcggtgtcccaagtcgcaggcttgcgtgcgctcgacgagtacagctgtccataaaaattctcaacctcttctcggacctgagggcgagagcagacggttctgccatctgctgttttaagcttcgcaagaaggcttctccccaatggtctttggaaaactttggaccccctattctgctcaatcagagtagcaacctctctcgtatttgagcagcggaggtctcggcgaataattttccgtaccctcttggaaagagccctctgttctggcgaagcagccggcaactcgcacctctgccgcatcagatccaaggcttcgggagaaagtttggactgcttcgttggctttgttggtggaaagtgcctgcgacccagtgtacacaccgtcttcaccacgttgtcggttatctcgtccacgtcgctagtagtttccagcgaatcgaatcggttttggagttccaactgaaactgctcggagccacatagtatttggggcagcgtaggtcggagagtagatttcatcaagcgggtccgctcctttcggagacatatattcagagtgccccgtactagccggtggtcgctgccggtgttaaacctgttaaccactgagacatctctgaatatatgccttttatccgctatgatgaaatctatctcgttcctcgtcacagtatcggggctttgccatgtccacctcctttggggcttcttctcaaaaaatgagttcatcaagaagagcccctccgattcgaggaagttgacaagcgtctgccccctgtgattcctgtgccccttgtaatatcttcatacaaggcttcaacttcatcgtcagagtgtgccgaggtcggcgcatatacctgtatcactttcagggagtacctgtcggtgagcttaagtacaaggtacgctacccgggtcgacacactactgacttccacaacgttgttagtgagagtcttgtgaaccagaaaaccgacgccaccttgggaaagcccatcaccttcacggaagtagaacaagtgcccggagtccaggatcatcgtgtcctctccctctcttcggacttcagacaaccccagtatgctccacttaatgtgactaagttctacctcaagttcggtgaggtgatggtccaaccgtagcgtgcgtccattatacgtagccaggaatatttttctatgtacctatatatacttaatctgaatctcgaaaacggctccaatgattttcatgaaatttagtatacaggggatttcggtatttaaatatgatttccaaaattcacgatttactaaaaataccgagataaactcggtcacccaggtactataccTTATAAATTGAaggaaatttataattattcagCAAACTACCTTTTAAGGCCACGAAAATTACCCTCAAAATTTTCCATTTGCAAAAAGTACCTATCTACATACTAAATGCAACTTTTTCActcaaaaaaagtataaatattgtaatcatttttcaatattttatatttaatatatatcataaattttttgtataataatgcatttaatatttttgtcccattttttatatagtaattatcTCTATGAAATAAATAGACAGCGAAGTTATTAATATGCCGACTATATGTCAAagctattattaattaatattatctcagaatattataataaataaataaacattttctgtATTACCCATCGGATGCAatcgtaataaaaatgttgctTTAAATACTTTGGCAATAGCGACATCTCGTGAAAAGTAAGAGAACTAACTTAGTAAAATATTAGAAAGACCGTAGGCCTCCCTAGAGGGTCAAGCTATAACTACGCTAAATTTTTTTGCAATGGTATAAATGTTCGGAAAAAGTGATTGTTAATAAGTATATAGCCATACACATAGTAATGTAAAAGTATGTGACGCCATCTATCGGTGgtatatcaataaatactcgACCAAGTgctttattatcaaaatttctGAAAATTTGCAAATTAAATTTCCGAAAGTATacattgtttgaaaaaaaaaatccctaaTAACAATTTACTTCATCGCTGGTCTTTAAAACTGCATTGTGGTGAAAGTTTTAAGTGAAATGTTTACttaattagaaatttatatcttttaaagtAGCTTGAATACAtaatcattttcatttaatctaATGCCCCAACATGCAATTAGTCATAAAAAGTTCGTTTTTTGAACCTAAAAAATACTCATTGTAATCCGAAATAACCAATAgtgggtatgaaaaatagatgttcgcccattctcagacctactcgatttGCACTCAAAATCTcataaaaatcggcccagccgtcgtcgaaggagtatggtaactaatattgggacacgagaattttatatataagattgtgTTATTGCTTAGCAATGGAATACAATTGGTagattttttataatctattttaatcaaaatcaattccattttatcatacaatattttttaaataaaggattaaaagttttaaattgaatatactTAAATCACATGGAGTATTTGTATCTTCAGTATTGTCAGTCTCATATAATAGATCACCATATTGACAACAAAGATAGAAGGCAACCTATTCGTACAAACTTCCTGCCTCACCTATATTGAAACCATATATGTATCTGTTCACATtcatgtaacatttttataattagattaaaaattgacaaactgTACTATAaccgattaatatttttgtaacacctattaaaaaatattactttggtTAATATTTAAAGgacatatcaaagaaaaaaatcctCCATAACAAGCTcgtttcgtaattttatttatgtaaatttgcagatataattaatacaaattatggTCATGTAAATCGGGAtctatgttaattaatacaacTATTAACTGGTTAAACGTCACCGTCTCACTGCCTCTCAACAACAGTTGATTGCATCCATTAATAATTTCAAGTgactcattaaaatataaaaaggcaGTCTCGGAAATGTGGCTTTACAAATACTGTCTTACTTCTAAGTTTACATTATGAGATTTTTATTGTGATAGTGATAAAAGACAAACTTAATCTATGTGAACATACTCACTACCAGGATGGCTACAGTATGCATGCATAATTTGCATAGGTTCTCACTTTCTAGGTGATTTTAGTGCATGTCTATGTCAAGTATTAAAttctaaatgtttatttttatgtgaccAAACCTATATTGTCTATATGTCATCATACATCACAATTTTTACTACAGCTATCTGTACAATTTTGGAAATTTGTAGACTTTTAAATGCCAATCTAAGTTGAAGCTACTTATTTGAGCAGCAGGTGTATTATATACATTGCTACTGTAAAAATTAACTTCTAATTTCTTATTCATTTAGCATCATTCCTATATTTGCAAACAATTTAATTCTGAAATCAAGGAATGCGAACAAAACAATCTAGATACAAATTAAACTATTCACAAACAAATCCATAAATAAACTttgattaaaacataaaacattgAAATACTTAGAATGTTGACACTACTGATTTTATGAATGTGTAAAAACACCATTCAGTATGAAAGAGAGCAGTTATTCCTCAGACTCATTTTGTTCTATCTTCGTTTGCTTCAACCACGGATGCTGAAGGCACTCATAAGCGGTGGCTCGTCGATTTGGATCAAAGTCTAACATAGGCTTCAGAAAATCAGCAAATTCTTCAGCATCCTTTTGACTCCACTCATACTTCTCAGTTAAAACAGACACTAAGCCCCAAGGTTTTAAACCTGTTATATTTCTAAGTTCaccttttttgttgaaaaatattttagagtaTTTTCCTGAAGCAGCAATTCTTTTAGGAATGTCTCCAAGAAGCTCTATTATATGAGCGAGGTGATCCTCATCCCGGCTATAACCGTCTCCTGAATGTGGCTCAAAAAGGTAGTCACCAGTAGCTAATTCAAAAGCCATGCAGGCCGTACTCCATATGTCAGCAGATGTGCCATAGCCTGCACTCAATAATACTTCTAAGGAACGATACTGCCTTGTCTGTATGTCTTCAGTAAAGTGTCTATGTACCCAACAAGCATTACCTAAATCGGCTATCTTAACCTCCACATCACACACATCAAATGCAGGATCAGGTTTCTTATCATGTATTTGCCCTTTGTTTTGTGAATTAAAGGAAGGTGGGGTGTCCGTCATCTCTCCCTCTGACATAGGTGTGCCTGCGTCATctccacatccatactgtttaCTCCTTACCTGCACGGCTTCTGCGTCTGTATCAAAAACTTCATCATCAGCTCTCTGAAGATCATTACAGCCATTTATATTAGAGTCATTTTCAGAGCGGGTATTTTCTATTACACTAACATCCTCTGGGGTTTGAGGAGAGTCATCATTGTCCTGGGACATAGGTGCAGACTCGCTGTTATTACTAGTCTTTTTCTGCTCTTCCATTTCTTCTATTTGTTCCATTTGTTTTTTGAGAAGCATTGACTGACGTTTagcttttttctttaatttcttttttttatttctactcaTTTTTCCTGTTACAACTTGTTCCTGAAATTCTTTTGGTGCAGTGCTTATTAGGGAATGGGGTAATCTGAGCCCCAAGGAATGTAGCTCAGTAGCTTCTGCTGCCAGTTTACGAATATATGTTTCATCAACACACACTAACACATTTTCAGGTTTAATATCTGtatgaattattttacattttgtatgaAGATAATCTAAGCCTTCCAGTACTTGGCGTataatagttttaacattatcaCGGGGAATGCCTCTATAATTTGACTTAAGAATTAGCTTAAGCAGGTGATGTCCTAGGACTTCAAACACCATACACACATGTGTCCCATTAACAcctgttattttaaaatcgttaaGCAACTGGACTGTTTTATTCCTCTTGGGATCTGTCGGATCACTGTCACGAACAgcttttaatatctttatttcatC
Proteins encoded:
- the LOC123659467 gene encoding SRSF protein kinase 2 — translated: MSSKSDVNRRVLAIQAKKKRHKLGKKKNREEDHGAGGQGNGLRNQNQNRLEPTHSSSNETIEEDEDEQYASDDEEQEDSADYCKGGYHPVKIGDLFLNRYHVTRKLGWGHFSTVWLCWDLVDKRFVALKVVKSAPHFTETALDEIKILKAVRDSDPTDPKRNKTVQLLNDFKITGVNGTHVCMVFEVLGHHLLKLILKSNYRGIPRDNVKTIIRQVLEGLDYLHTKCKIIHTDIKPENVLVCVDETYIRKLAAEATELHSLGLRLPHSLISTAPKEFQEQVVTGKMSRNKKKKLKKKAKRQSMLLKKQMEQIEEMEEQKKTSNNSESAPMSQDNDDSPQTPEDVSVIENTRSENDSNINGCNDLQRADDEVFDTDAEAVQVRSKQYGCGDDAGTPMSEGEMTDTPPSFNSQNKGQIHDKKPDPAFDVCDVEVKIADLGNACWVHRHFTEDIQTRQYRSLEVLLSAGYGTSADIWSTACMAFELATGDYLFEPHSGDGYSRDEDHLAHIIELLGDIPKRIAASGKYSKIFFNKKGELRNITGLKPWGLVSVLTEKYEWSQKDAEEFADFLKPMLDFDPNRRATAYECLQHPWLKQTKIEQNESEE